The Malus domestica chromosome 06, GDT2T_hap1 genome has a segment encoding these proteins:
- the LOC139196811 gene encoding uncharacterized protein, translating to MRDFRRNKMDDEALRQDITNISRSPFTGEIEQVKLPCKFSTLHFTSFKVDGNPERHLKHYQNAMVLYRNNDTLMCKIFATTLQGEAQDWFHTFPPRSIQNFDDLSLALTKEYLSYRLIKKKSDHLFNVKKNPKESLHHYVKRFKVEKAKIVRCDHSIASAAFQKGFPADHPLFGEMIMKKYLTLADSFALVEKHALWDKAQ from the coding sequence ATGCGTGATTTTCGACGCAACAAAATGGATGATGAAGCACTAAGGCAGGATATAACCAACATAAGTAGGTCACCTTTCACGGGCGAGATTGAGCAGGTAAAGCTTCCATGCAAGTTTAGCACGCTGcacttcacatctttcaaagtaGATGGAAATCCAGAGAGGCACTTGAAGCACTACCAAAACGCGATGGTCCTTTATCGGAACAATGACAcccttatgtgcaaaatattcgccaccactctacaaggcgaggcacaagattggtttcacACCTTTCCACCACGATCTATCCagaattttgatgatctttccttggCTTTAACCAAAGAATACTTATCTTACCGCTTGATCAAGAAAAAGTCTGATCACTTGTTCAAcgtaaagaaaaacccaaaggagtcactcCACCACtacgtgaagaggttcaaagtagagaaggcgaAGATCGTCAGATGCGATCACTCGATAGCaagtgcagccttccaaaaaggattcccagcagaccacccactgtttggagaaatgatcatgaaaAAATACCTAACTCTAGCAGATTCCTTTGCCCTggtagagaagcatgcactttgggacaagGCTCAATGA